The genomic stretch GCCCCGCCGAAGAGGACGATATCGATCACACCGGCACCGATCGCGAGGGCCGTGAATATCGTTACTGCAAGCGCGAGGATCGCCGCGATGTCAGCCCAGAGTTCTCGGTCGCGCGGATCGAGTTCGGTGGTCCCCAGGTGAAAGCGCGTCGAGAGTCGGGAGCTCAAAATCGCCCCGAGGTTTCCGCCCATGTCGACCATCGTCGGAACCATCACCGCGAGGATAGCGATTTCCTCGATCATGTCCTCTGCGGACTCGAGGGTGATCCCCGCCCAGAGGACGATGGCCGAGAGCACGATGAGCAGCGGAAACATGTTTCCGACGATCGACTTCCAGTCCCACGTCCCGAGTGAGCCCTGTGGAACGACCATCAGAGCAATACCTCCATCGTCCCAACGGCGAACAGTAAGAACAACATCCCGAAGATGTCGCCGAGCGTCGTAACGACTGGGCCGACGAGGTTGTCAGGATCGTAGCCGTATCGATAGCCCGCAAAGATCAACGCGAGCAAGCCGGCGATCATGACGAACGAGGTCAACACACCAGCGACCAACATGATCCCGACGAGTTCGTACAGAGCGGCGACGTCGTCCCAGCCCAACACCCACTCGAGAGCGAACCAGGTGAGCGCACCGATGACGACCGAGATCCCGATGCCGTTGACGAACGACGCCAACACGGCGTTGGTCAGCCGTTCGTTCCACTCGAAGCGGGGTTCGATCAGTCCCTGGTGGAGCCCGCTGGCGATTCGGCCGCCGAGTGCGCCGTAGACGTTCCCGCGAGTTGCCAGAAACACAGGAATCATGACGAAGAGGCCGGGGAACCGTTCGAT from Natronorubrum sediminis encodes the following:
- a CDS encoding magnesium transporter — encoded protein: MVVPQGSLGTWDWKSIVGNMFPLLIVLSAIVLWAGITLESAEDMIEEIAILAVMVPTMVDMGGNLGAILSSRLSTRFHLGTTELDPRDRELWADIAAILALAVTIFTALAIGAGVIDIVLFGGAVGFPSLLFISLVSGMSVAVIAIVFSFAATYGSYRLGIDPDDTTIPIVTNVVDVFGMVIFIGVSASVLGF
- a CDS encoding magnesium transporter; translated protein: MSVRGDFWAIYREALPILVIALGGGLFAGIVLEGLVDSIERFPGLFVMIPVFLATRGNVYGALGGRIASGLHQGLIEPRFEWNERLTNAVLASFVNGIGISVVIGALTWFALEWVLGWDDVAALYELVGIMLVAGVLTSFVMIAGLLALIFAGYRYGYDPDNLVGPVVTTLGDIFGMLFLLFAVGTMEVLL